One segment of Pseudobythopirellula maris DNA contains the following:
- a CDS encoding YrhK family protein, translating to MFFVGSICFLSERSQTAGVWMFILGSGLMLVSSAAGVIDEYAQRQRE from the coding sequence ATGTTCTTTGTCGGCAGCATCTGCTTCTTGAGCGAACGCAGCCAAACGGCCGGGGTGTGGATGTTCATTCTCGGTTCGGGGCTAATGCTCGTCAGCAGCGCCGCGGGCGTGATCGATGAGTACGCGCAACGCCAACGTGAATAG